From the genome of Scytonema hofmannii PCC 7110, one region includes:
- a CDS encoding fatty acid desaturase, with amino-acid sequence MCLSPLNSNFHLAHHLFPAVPLYNLPKLHHLLMSDRVYRTKAKIYPNYLSLKNGVLADLVL; translated from the coding sequence ATGTGTCTTTCTCCACTCAATAGCAATTTTCATTTAGCTCACCATCTATTTCCTGCTGTGCCTCTTTACAATTTACCAAAACTGCACCATCTATTGATGAGCGATCGCGTCTACCGGACAAAGGCAAAAATTTATCCGAATTACTTGAGCCTTAAAAATGGTGTGCTTGCTGATTTAGTTCTTTAA
- the crtE gene encoding geranylgeranyl diphosphate synthase CrtE, whose product MELTTQQITPTHNSQTNIRSKFPYTTNENLQTAFVEVDFNLNAYLVERRTQVEAALDRSIQVIYPEKIYESMRYSLMAGGKRLRPILCIAACELAGGSIEMAMPTACALEMIHTMSLIHDDLPAMDNDDYRRGKLTNHKVYGEDIAILAGDGLLAYAFEFIAVQTKNVLCERILKVIASLAHAVAASGLVGGQVLDLESEGNENISLETLNFIHTHKTGALLEASVLSGAILAGAPETTLQRLTRYAQNIGLAFQIVDDVLDITATQETLGKTAGKDLQAGKVTYPSFYGIEESKHQAQQLVDEAKAELMAFGEKALPLIGIADYITYRAY is encoded by the coding sequence ATGGAACTCACAACACAGCAGATTACTCCTACTCATAACTCTCAAACAAATATTCGCTCAAAATTTCCATATACAACAAATGAAAATCTTCAAACAGCTTTTGTTGAAGTCGATTTCAATCTAAATGCCTATCTAGTTGAGCGGCGAACCCAAGTTGAAGCAGCTTTGGATCGTTCCATACAAGTCATCTATCCAGAAAAAATCTATGAGTCCATGCGTTATTCGTTAATGGCTGGTGGTAAACGCTTGCGCCCAATTCTTTGTATAGCAGCTTGCGAACTTGCAGGAGGCTCTATAGAAATGGCTATGCCTACCGCCTGTGCTTTAGAGATGATTCATACCATGTCTCTCATTCACGATGACCTGCCTGCAATGGATAATGATGACTATCGGCGAGGTAAACTAACTAACCACAAAGTCTACGGTGAAGATATTGCAATTTTGGCAGGAGATGGGCTTTTAGCTTATGCCTTTGAGTTTATTGCTGTCCAAACAAAGAACGTTCTTTGTGAGCGGATACTGAAAGTGATTGCCTCTTTAGCACATGCAGTCGCAGCCTCTGGGTTAGTTGGTGGACAAGTACTTGACTTAGAATCTGAGGGGAATGAAAACATCTCTTTAGAAACGCTCAACTTTATTCATACCCACAAAACTGGCGCTCTCTTGGAAGCTTCTGTTCTCTCTGGTGCAATCTTAGCAGGTGCTCCAGAAACCACCTTACAGCGATTGACTCGTTATGCCCAAAATATTGGTCTAGCATTTCAAATTGTAGATGATGTTCTGGATATCACTGCCACCCAAGAAACTCTCGGCAAAACAGCAGGTAAGGATCTCCAAGCAGGGAAAGTCACTTACCCTAGTTTTTATGGCATCGAAGAATCTAAGCACCAAGCTCAACAACTAGTTGATGAAGCAAAGGCTGAGTTAATGGCTTTTGGAGAAAAAGCTTTACCTCTGATTGGAATAGCTGATTATATCACATATCGGGCTTACTAA
- a CDS encoding cytochrome P450, with protein sequence MKQPNGSKSPPLVQMLQWVADPIGYMKAANQRYGDIFTAQVGWGVSPNVFVSNPQAIQQIFTSESKHFSPFDKSLDNFVKPYFGENSLVRVEGAQHRRQRQLLMPPFHGERMRAYGAQICSITEEVMSRLSQSKPFKARDVMRDISLELTFQIVFGLQKGERNEQLKQRLVAWLNIFGSPAGTLLLVLPFLQKDLGAWSPWGRFQNLKKELSELLYAEIRERRQQYDPSRTDILTLLLSAKDEAGEGMSDEEIYDDLITLLNAGHDTTASAMSWLLYWVHRQPEIRNKLLEELDTLGDSPDPMDISRLPYLSAVCSENLRICPVLSLNFPHVVREPVELMGYQLEPGTKVISCIYLTHHRPDIYPEPDRFKPERFLERQFSSYEYLPFGGGSRRCLGAALAVFEMKLVLATILSRYQLALSDSRPVRPQLRFGSTLVPAGGVNMVFEGERRRQKRHLPELQLAKH encoded by the coding sequence ATGAAACAGCCCAATGGTTCCAAGAGTCCCCCTTTGGTGCAGATGCTCCAGTGGGTTGCTGACCCTATCGGTTATATGAAAGCTGCAAACCAACGTTATGGTGACATCTTCACTGCACAGGTTGGTTGGGGTGTGAGTCCCAATGTGTTCGTTAGCAATCCCCAAGCGATTCAGCAGATTTTTACCAGCGAGTCAAAACACTTTTCCCCCTTTGACAAGTCGCTCGACAACTTTGTTAAACCGTACTTCGGGGAAAACTCATTAGTGAGGGTGGAGGGCGCTCAGCATCGGCGTCAGCGCCAACTGTTGATGCCTCCCTTTCATGGAGAACGGATGCGAGCCTACGGAGCGCAAATCTGTAGCATCACCGAGGAAGTGATGAGCCGATTGTCTCAAAGCAAACCCTTCAAGGCTCGCGACGTGATGCGGGATATTTCCCTAGAGCTGACTTTTCAAATTGTCTTTGGCTTGCAGAAGGGAGAGCGCAACGAACAGCTTAAGCAACGGCTTGTTGCGTGGCTCAATATTTTTGGTTCTCCCGCAGGTACTCTATTGCTGGTTTTACCCTTCCTGCAAAAGGATTTAGGCGCTTGGAGTCCTTGGGGACGCTTCCAGAACCTGAAGAAAGAACTGAGCGAACTGCTCTACGCTGAAATTCGAGAACGCCGCCAGCAATACGACCCCTCTCGCACCGACATCCTGACGTTGCTGCTCTCGGCGAAGGACGAAGCAGGTGAAGGAATGAGCGATGAGGAGATATACGATGATTTGATCACACTCTTGAATGCAGGACATGACACGACAGCATCGGCAATGTCTTGGTTACTGTACTGGGTTCACCGCCAGCCAGAAATCCGCAATAAACTACTTGAGGAACTCGATACTCTAGGTGACTCCCCAGACCCAATGGACATTTCCCGACTGCCATACCTGAGTGCGGTCTGCTCTGAAAACTTGCGGATTTGCCCAGTTCTTTCGCTAAATTTCCCTCATGTGGTGAGAGAGCCAGTTGAGCTGATGGGCTACCAGTTGGAACCCGGTACGAAGGTCATCTCCTGTATTTATTTAACGCACCATCGCCCAGATATATATCCAGAACCCGATCGGTTTAAGCCAGAGCGCTTTTTAGAGCGGCAATTTTCTTCCTATGAGTATTTGCCTTTTGGCGGTGGTAGCCGTCGCTGTCTTGGAGCAGCGCTGGCTGTTTTTGAAATGAAGCTAGTATTGGCAACAATCCTGTCGCGCTATCAACTGGCGCTGTCTGACAGCCGTCCTGTGCGACCGCAGTTACGATTCGGTTCGACACTCGTGCCTGCTGGTGGAGTGAATATGGTGTTCGAGGGTGAGCGTCGGCGTCAAAAGCGACACCTCCCAGAGCTACAGCTTGCTAAGCATTGA
- a CDS encoding terpene synthase family protein, with product MSMLFIPWLYVPFPEEINENAEAVEERTLEWAFKFKFIKGNQHYHHFRAAKYGQLVDRACPKATIENSVILSDLMTFFFLLDDQFDDQHNQAKVGSNPDKLRVVFSQLLDVMKQPSLYATDANPSLAGLSDIWQRIYQRASSDLVERLLNDFQDYFETNIWQAENRARNIIPNLDTYIKTRRITCGFPWCLTLGEIVQEINLPSEVHEYDEVQTLFRLADHVCGWLNDIVSLEVELKCGEIHNLVLVLQQEYQLTLQEAVNRAAEMWTAELQAFMTLEQQLPSFGTAVDIELGRYIASMRYWMRATEHWQYQSERYRTIVPTKSLQPVSA from the coding sequence ATGTCAATGCTTTTTATACCCTGGCTTTACGTTCCTTTTCCAGAGGAGATTAATGAAAACGCTGAGGCTGTTGAAGAACGCACTCTTGAGTGGGCGTTTAAATTTAAGTTCATCAAAGGAAACCAGCACTACCACCATTTCCGAGCGGCAAAGTATGGTCAACTCGTCGATCGCGCCTGTCCCAAAGCCACTATTGAAAATTCAGTGATCCTTTCTGACTTGATGACCTTTTTCTTCCTGCTGGACGATCAGTTTGATGACCAGCATAACCAAGCTAAGGTTGGCAGTAACCCTGATAAGTTAAGGGTTGTTTTCAGCCAATTGCTGGATGTGATGAAGCAGCCCAGTTTGTATGCTACTGACGCCAATCCATCTTTAGCAGGTTTAAGTGATATTTGGCAGCGCATCTACCAAAGAGCTTCTTCCGATTTGGTAGAGCGCCTTCTTAATGATTTCCAGGACTACTTCGAGACCAATATTTGGCAAGCAGAGAACCGGGCTAGAAATATTATCCCCAATTTGGACACCTATATCAAAACGCGCCGCATAACCTGCGGTTTTCCTTGGTGTTTAACTCTCGGCGAAATTGTCCAAGAGATTAATTTGCCCTCCGAAGTACACGAGTACGATGAGGTGCAAACTCTATTCCGTCTGGCTGACCATGTATGCGGCTGGCTCAACGATATTGTATCGCTGGAAGTCGAGTTAAAGTGTGGGGAGATCCATAATTTGGTGCTGGTACTACAGCAGGAGTACCAACTCACCCTTCAAGAGGCAGTCAACCGTGCAGCCGAAATGTGGACTGCCGAATTACAAGCTTTCATGACTCTCGAACAGCAGCTACCATCCTTTGGGACAGCTGTAGACATCGAACTAGGTCGCTACATAGCCTCAATGCGCTATTGGATGCGTGCCACAGAACATTGGCAATATCAATCTGAGCGCTATCGGACTATTGTACCGACGAAATCTTTGCAGCCAGTATCAGCTTAA
- the dxs gene encoding 1-deoxy-D-xylulose-5-phosphate synthase: MTTKSITDIIHQQEGMYVTKGFEIGTLNQEETLEEFKNNAENCQFLPTDNLSELIHPNQLHGLSIHQLEQIAHQIREKHLQTVATTGGHLGPGLGVVELTLALYQTLDLDRDKVVWDVGHQAYPHKMLTGRYNSFHTLRQKDGIAGYLKRCESKFDHFGAGHASTSISAALGMAVARDLKGENFKTVAVIGDGALTGGMALEAINHAGHLPKTNLLVVLNDNEMSISANVGALSRYLNKIRLSSPVQFLKDNLKEQLRNIPLVGESLTPEMERLQEGIKRLAVPKVGAVFEELGFTYIGPVDGHNLEELIATFQQAHTIQGPVLVHVATVKGKGYAIAEQDKVGYHAQSSFNLITGKAIPSSKPKPPSYSKVFAETLIKLAQNNPKIVAITAAMSTGTGLDKFQAKLPQQYIDVGIAEQHAVTLAAGMATEGMRPVAAIYSTFLQRAFDQIIHDVCIQNLPVFFCLDRAGIVGADGPTHQGMYDIAYLRCIPNMVLMAPKDEAELQQMLVTGVNYTEGPIAMRYPRGNGYGIPLMEEGWETLPIGKGEILRHGGDVLMVAFGSMVYPAMQAAQILSDGGIEATVVNARFAKPIDPDLIAPLAQQIGGVVTLEEGCLMGGFGSAVAETLLDCGVVVPVKRMGVPDQLVEHATPAESMAALGLTPPQIAERIRIEIHQHISELQLALS; encoded by the coding sequence ATGACAACAAAAAGCATCACTGACATAATTCATCAGCAAGAAGGTATGTACGTTACGAAAGGTTTTGAAATTGGCACATTGAATCAAGAAGAAACCCTTGAGGAATTTAAGAATAACGCAGAAAATTGCCAATTTCTTCCAACAGATAATTTGAGTGAACTCATTCATCCAAACCAGTTGCATGGGTTGTCAATTCATCAACTGGAACAAATTGCCCATCAGATTCGAGAAAAGCATTTGCAAACAGTTGCTACCACAGGAGGTCACCTTGGTCCTGGCTTGGGGGTAGTGGAACTGACTCTCGCCCTTTACCAAACCCTCGACCTCGATCGCGATAAAGTTGTTTGGGATGTCGGTCACCAAGCCTATCCCCACAAAATGCTCACAGGTCGTTACAACAGCTTCCACACCCTGCGACAAAAGGATGGGATCGCTGGTTATCTCAAGCGCTGTGAAAGCAAGTTTGACCATTTTGGTGCGGGTCATGCTTCCACTAGCATTTCAGCTGCTTTGGGTATGGCTGTGGCGCGGGATCTTAAAGGCGAAAACTTCAAAACAGTAGCAGTGATTGGCGATGGTGCTTTGACAGGTGGTATGGCACTAGAAGCGATTAACCATGCTGGTCATTTGCCCAAAACTAACCTGTTAGTCGTGCTGAACGACAACGAGATGTCCATCTCAGCTAACGTTGGTGCGCTTTCTCGTTACCTCAATAAGATCCGCCTCAGCTCGCCAGTGCAGTTTCTCAAAGATAACCTGAAGGAACAGCTGAGAAATATTCCCTTGGTCGGAGAGTCTCTCACACCTGAAATGGAACGGCTACAGGAAGGGATCAAGCGTCTAGCAGTACCCAAAGTAGGTGCTGTGTTTGAAGAACTTGGTTTTACCTACATAGGACCAGTAGATGGTCATAACCTAGAGGAACTGATTGCGACATTCCAACAAGCTCATACAATACAGGGACCAGTGCTGGTGCATGTGGCAACGGTAAAAGGGAAAGGTTACGCGATCGCAGAACAAGACAAAGTTGGTTACCACGCTCAATCCTCATTCAACCTCATTACAGGCAAAGCCATTCCCTCCAGCAAACCCAAACCCCCCAGCTACTCCAAAGTCTTCGCCGAAACCCTGATTAAACTAGCTCAGAATAACCCCAAAATTGTTGCTATTACTGCTGCCATGTCCACCGGTACAGGGTTGGACAAATTCCAAGCCAAACTGCCCCAGCAATATATTGATGTTGGCATTGCAGAACAGCACGCTGTTACCCTTGCAGCTGGTATGGCAACTGAAGGAATGCGCCCCGTTGCAGCGATTTATTCTACCTTCTTGCAACGGGCTTTTGACCAAATCATTCATGATGTCTGTATCCAAAATCTACCTGTCTTCTTCTGTTTAGATAGAGCTGGTATTGTTGGTGCCGATGGTCCCACACATCAAGGGATGTACGACATCGCCTACCTGCGCTGCATTCCTAATATGGTGCTGATGGCTCCCAAAGATGAGGCAGAATTACAACAGATGCTTGTGACGGGCGTCAACTACACCGAAGGTCCTATTGCCATGCGCTATCCACGTGGCAACGGCTACGGTATACCCTTAATGGAGGAAGGCTGGGAAACTTTGCCCATTGGCAAAGGTGAAATTCTTCGACATGGTGGCGATGTCCTGATGGTGGCATTTGGCTCAATGGTTTACCCAGCCATGCAGGCGGCACAAATTTTGAGCGATGGTGGAATTGAAGCAACCGTAGTCAATGCCCGCTTTGCAAAACCCATTGATCCTGATTTGATTGCGCCGCTTGCCCAGCAAATTGGTGGAGTTGTCACCCTGGAAGAAGGTTGTTTAATGGGGGGCTTTGGCTCTGCAGTCGCAGAAACTTTGCTCGATTGTGGTGTGGTGGTGCCAGTAAAGCGAATGGGAGTGCCTGACCAGTTAGTCGAGCATGCGACTCCAGCAGAATCAATGGCAGCACTGGGCTTAACTCCTCCTCAAATTGCAGAGCGAATCCGTATCGAGATTCACCAACACATATCGGAGTTGCAACTAGCGCTTTCTTAA